AGAGAATGAGCTTATGAGCCAAACATTCTACGGAATGTGTCTCCAGATAAACATTTTACGGAATGTGCTTGCAGCCATAAATATATTCTATGAAATGAGCTAGGGCCAAAATGCACCTATAAGCAAACAAATATTATACGGAATGAAATGCACCTACaagcaaataatatatggAATGAGTCTATAAACTAACAAATATTTGAGTCAACTCAATCAGATTTAGTGTTAATCaagttgtgaaaaaaaatcatttgaataCAATTCGAACTTGCAATTCGGTCTAATATGATCCGAACTAAAAAACTTGGGTTGAGTTTGAATCAAATCATATTTGAATGCTCTTATTTTTAAGCAAGCATTAGAGAGGACTTGTTTCTATTTgttataaacaaaatcaaattcaaagacaagtatttttcagttttacaGAATAATTTCACTAGAATACATTTAGGATTTGGCAACCCCTTGAACTATTTTAACTCACCCTCAAGCCTTCAATGCTAATTCTGGGATCTATCAACAGAGGTAAGAACTTGAATTTGGTTACAGCCTGACCCTTCCTTTCAAAGTCAACTTGCTTACTAACTATCTGCTTGATTTATTTAGAGCGAGCAGTCAAGCTTCTGAAAATGTGATATCATTTCCTTCACTATTTGAAAGCAGTTCTGCTCATGCCATTTCTACCATCGATTTCATCCCATTTGTAGATGGTTGAATCATGTACTTTTCATTCATTGGCTAAGTATTTTATTCTATGTTTATCACTGAGAGAATCAAGTTGCTGAAGTCAAGCTGCtgaataaacacataaatttccctttttttatgCAAGTGTTGTCCTTTGCTTGATTATTAATTGATGAAGGGACTAAAATTTGGTAAAATGTTTTCACCCCACTAAATAGAAtccatgttttataattttcaaaagctACACACTTCTAAATTTGGATAAACGACTTCTTGATTATTTGTCATATTTCTATCATGTTCTGGTGCAGCAAACAGAGATTCCATCTTCCACAGGAAAATGACCAATGGTTGATGGCGTAATAGTGAAGAACATTTCAACCTTAGAACCATTCAACATGACATGTTTCCATGATTTGAATATTATGATGCTTGTTGCTTCTGCAAACTGGCGTAATGCAGTTTAATACTAAACCATATATTGCACATCTTATTACCTTATCTTTTATCAAGGCAGCAGATAAATTCTGACCAAATGGAAATAGTTGCtggaacaaattaaaaaactctAAAGAGATAAGAAGCATCTCCAACCAATGATCAGTTCCAAGAGTCGACTGAAAACTTGACACTAGCAGTGGCAGGTACAATTCAGTGTCTggaaaaatgtttttgttttgatttgagtCATTTGACTAAATCCTGTGAATGTTAGGCTTGATTCATGCGCAATGCTTTCATTCAGCCATTACAAAGGatcattgttatttaatttttcatatagtAGGTAAGACTTACAGGTCTAACAACCATTGATTAGACATTCTACCGTTTCGTTATTGGGCTTTGCAACTCAAAACACATCTACTTAGTTAGAAAAcccataatttataaatcagtCCAAAAACTCATTTGCTATAGTGATGTGAGATATTATGGTAATTGTGTCGACACATAAGCTTGAACGGTCATTGAAAACAACAGCAATAGATACATACTCAAGTAATATCAAGTCATAATCAACATCTTTGAAACCCCAAACATATGACGGGCAAAAACAGGAATGTAAGAAAATGAACGTTTTATCAGTACTcgtattttatttgattaaggGTGTGCAAGAACATCAAGCAGAAGAATTGAATGCATCATTATTcttaaaacaatttgtaaatttcccttccttcaatataaaaattactacTCAAATCACCAATATGGCCCGCAGGGATCTTTTACAGATAATCCAAGTTAAGGGTCCACCTTACATTTTGTTTGACCTATGGATGAAGTATTGAGTATAAGACACTTTCACTCCTAGAAAAGTcttaagtttaaattaatcCAACGTTCATGTGTGGTGTAACGACCATTTAACTTTTCCAACATAATGAGATGATTATTAATAATCACATTGAGAACTGAATTGGATATTGCATGTGGAATTCTCTTAGTCACAAGCTGACCCTTTCTTTCCGGGGCCAACTTGCCTGCACACTATCTTTCACAGAAATTCCTGAAGACgatatttttaacttaaatttgagCACATACCCTTGCCTTAATAGCATAAAAAGTAATGATCATGAACTTGAAACAAGCAAGCAGGAAAAGCTCTTTCTTCATCAAAAACCAGACAACTATTCCTCCTTTCCTAAATGGCTGCAGCTCTTAGATCACTTTACTTCTGGAAATTTCTCCTCGTATCCTGCTTTTCCGTGGCCTCTGCTCAAGATGAAAATCAGTTCATCTACCATGGCTTCAATGAATCCAAACTGCACCTGGAAGGCTTCGCGAAAATCCAACCCAATGGTCTATTGCAGATGAGCAACGGTTCCCAACTTACAAAAGGTCATGCCTTTTATCCATACCCACTCAACTTCAATACATCTTCCCCTCaatctctttcattttctacaaattttgtatttgcCATGGTTCCAGTTAATACTGGTGGTCATGGCATGGCTTTCCTCTTCTCACCGTCTTTGGACTTCAGCCAAGCTCTTGCATATGCATATTTGGGACTCCTCAATTCTACAAACAATGGCCAGTCGACAAATCACATCATCGCAGTGGAGCTTGATACAGTAGAGAGCGTTGAATTTAACGATTTAAATGGAACCCATGTAGGAATTGATGTTAACAGCCTGATATCTTATGATTCTGCTCCAGCAGCTTATTTTTCTGATGAAGGGTCTTACATAAGCTTGGATCTACAAAGTGGAAATCCAATGCAGATTTGGATAGACTACAACGGAGAAGAAACGTTGCTCAATGTAACACTAGCTCCAATCAGAGTCTCAAAACCTAACAGGCCACTCTTGTCAACACCCCTTGatctttctcaaattctcttgGACACTATGTTCGTTGGTTTCTCTGCATCAACTGGCATACTTGAGAGTAACCAATATATTCTAGGATGGAGCTTCAGCAGAAGTGGAGAAGCACAAAATCTTGATATATCTAAACTTCCCATACTTCCTCCACCTCCTTCACTCACTCCATCTGcttcattttcatcatttgCTCCATCACCTGAGAAAGCAATGGAGAAAGGACGGGGtccaattattattgtttttcctATAGTAGCCGTGTTTGCGGTTGCACTGATAACAATCAGTGGAGCCATTTGGATTGtgcagaagaagaaatatgaaGAAGTATATGAAGACTGGGAAAGAGAATATGGTCCTCAAAGGTTCTCCTATAAGGATCTGTACAAAGCAACTAAAGGTTTCAAGGAGCTTATTGGAAAAGGCGGTTTTGGGAAGGTTTACAAAGGCGTACTTTCAACTTCTGGCCTACCAATCGCGGTTAAGAAAATTTCACATGATTCGGAGCAAGGGATGAAGGAGTTTGTGTCTGAGATTGTAAGCATGGGAGCTCTAAGGCACAGGAACTTGGTGCAACTACACGGCTACTGCAGGCGAAAGCAAGAACTCTTGTTGGTTTATAATTATATG
This window of the Citrus sinensis cultivar Valencia sweet orange chromosome 8, DVS_A1.0, whole genome shotgun sequence genome carries:
- the LOC102617327 gene encoding L-type lectin-domain containing receptor kinase SIT2-like gives rise to the protein MAAALRSLYFWKFLLVSCFSVASAQDENQFIYHGFNESKLHLEGFAKIQPNGLLQMSNGSQLTKGHAFYPYPLNFNTSSPQSLSFSTNFVFAMVPVNTGGHGMAFLFSPSLDFSQALAYAYLGLLNSTNNGQSTNHIIAVELDTVESVEFNDLNGTHVGIDVNSLISYDSAPAAYFSDEGSYISLDLQSGNPMQIWIDYNGEETLLNVTLAPIRVSKPNRPLLSTPLDLSQILLDTMFVGFSASTGILESNQYILGWSFSRSGEAQNLDISKLPILPPPPSLTPSASFSSFAPSPEKAMEKGRGPIIIVFPIVAVFAVALITISGAIWIVQKKKYEEVYEDWEREYGPQRFSYKDLYKATKGFKELIGKGGFGKVYKGVLSTSGLPIAVKKISHDSEQGMKEFVSEIVSMGALRHRNLVQLHGYCRRKQELLLVYNYMHNKSLDTILHSSTKPNLNWFQRFRILRGVASALLYLHEEGEKVVLHRDIKPGNILLDAHLNGKLGDFGMARLYDHGSMPCTTNLVGTPGYMAPELLRTGKADTRTDVFAFGVCMIEVACGRRPIEDGNINLVDWVIDCWKRGCVLDVIDPRLEGLYVEEQMELVLKLGLFCSHPNPAARPNMPQLMQYLDSDAKFPDTALDSFMISVSTANNEASENETSFLGLLGASSSYTMSTIDSILVEGR